A window of Methylomonas sp. 11b genomic DNA:
GGCCAGTGGGATATTGGACAACACCAGCACCGCCTGCCGCACCGAGCCGAAGGTGGAAAACAGCAACAGAAATATCAAACCTAACGATAATGGAATCACCAGAGACAGACGCGCGGAAGCGCGTTGTTGATTTTCAAACTGCCCGCCGAACGCCACATGGAAACCGCCCGGCAATTTGACGCGCTCGGCCACCGCCTTGCGCGCCTCGTCGACAAAACCGACCAAGTCGCGGCCCTCAACATTACAGCGGATCACCACGAAGCGCTGGCCTTTTTCCCGATCTATAGACACCACCCCTTCTACCGCTTGAATTTTCGCGACTGCGGTAATCGGCACATGGTCGCCATTCGGCAAACTGATTTGTAAATTATCGAAGTTGGCGGTGTTACTGTCGCCGCGCAGAAGCAGAGGTGTGCGCTTCACCCCCTCTTGGACAATACCCAGTTGTACACCTTCAATCTGCGCGCGCAACATATCTTCTATGCTATTACTATCCAAACCGAAACGGCCGGCAGCTTCTCGATCAATACTCAACTGCAGAAACTGCATGCCTTCATTTTTACGGGTAAACACGTCACTGGCACCGGGTATGGTCTTCAGCACGGCTTCGATTTGCTCCGCTTTATGATTCAAAGTATCCAGATCGGCGCCGAATAATTTGATCGCCACGTCACCGCGGGTCCCAGTCAACATTTCCGAAACCCGCATTTCGATGGGCTGAGTGAAACCGAAAGCAATGCCCGGCGTATGGTCCATAATCTTCCGGATTTCCTCGATCAGCTCTTCCTTGGTTTCCATGCGCCATTCCGCTTCGGGCTTCAGAATCAGAAAAGTGTCGGTATCGTTCAAACTCATCGGGTCCAAACCCAACTCGTCGGTACCGACTCTGGACACCACAGTCTGTACTTCCGGGATATGCTCGAGGATGTTTTTCTGCACGCGGCCATCCAAGGCCACCGAATCCAGCAAGGTAATGGACGGCAATTTCTCCAACTGCACGATGATGTCGCCCTCGTCCATCGTCGGCATGAAGGTACTGCCGATTTGGGTGAATACCAATACGCTCGCCGCCAACATGGCGCCGGCGCCGATAAAAACTTTTGTGCTGTTAGCCAGACACCAGACCAGAACTGGCTGATACCACTGCAACAGTTTGCGCGGCAACCAGGGTTCTTCATGGGATACCTGTTTCAGCAACAGCGACGCCAGCACCGGAATAACGGTTAATGACAATATCAAGGAACCGCTTAAGGCAAATACGATAGTCATTGCCACCGGCCCGAACAGCTTGCCTTCCAGCCCCTGCAAGGTCAACAGCGGTAAGAATACGATGATGATGATCAAGATGCCCGATGTCACCGGCACCGCTACTTCGCGGGTAGCCCGATAAATCAGATGCAGGCGCGGCAACCTTTCGGCCTTTTGATGATCGGCCAGCTGAGTAATCACGTTCTCCACAACTACCACAGCACCATCCACCAACATCCCGATAGCGATAGCCAAACCGCCCAGGCTCATCAGGTTAGCCGACATACCGAACGCGTGCATCAGGATGAAGGTCACCAGCGCCGCCAATGGCAAGGCCAATGCGACAGTCAGGGCCGCGCGTAAATCGCC
This region includes:
- a CDS encoding efflux RND transporter permease subunit, giving the protein MAGLIRFALTQRLLILLGVLLLVGGGYYAVKHIPIDAFPEVSPTQVKIIVKANGMTPEEVEARITAPIEVELLGIPHQTMLRSLAKYAITDITLDFEEGTDIYWARQQVAERLNALWGNLPEGVQGGIAPMTTPLGEMFMFAIEGGDLTLMQRRELLDWTIRPALRTVSGVADVNALGGLVRSFEVVPDNIRMASRNIDTQQLRAALQNNNRNDGAGRLSEGEEALIVRAEGRIKNEQDVKAIVVAQHEGLPTRVDDIAEVRIGALTRYGAVSKDGNGEAVTAVVLSLRGANARQTIEQLESKLAELQPSLPEGVHLNVFYNRGVLVGKAVNTVSKALLEAIVLVVVLLILFLGDLRAALTVALALPLAALVTFILMHAFGMSANLMSLGGLAIAIGMLVDGAVVVVENVITQLADHQKAERLPRLHLIYRATREVAVPVTSGILIIIIVFLPLLTLQGLEGKLFGPVAMTIVFALSGSLILSLTVIPVLASLLLKQVSHEEPWLPRKLLQWYQPVLVWCLANSTKVFIGAGAMLAASVLVFTQIGSTFMPTMDEGDIIVQLEKLPSITLLDSVALDGRVQKNILEHIPEVQTVVSRVGTDELGLDPMSLNDTDTFLILKPEAEWRMETKEELIEEIRKIMDHTPGIAFGFTQPIEMRVSEMLTGTRGDVAIKLFGADLDTLNHKAEQIEAVLKTIPGASDVFTRKNEGMQFLQLSIDREAAGRFGLDSNSIEDMLRAQIEGVQLGIVQEGVKRTPLLLRGDSNTANFDNLQISLPNGDHVPITAVAKIQAVEGVVSIDREKGQRFVVIRCNVEGRDLVGFVDEARKAVAERVKLPGGFHVAFGGQFENQQRASARLSLVIPLSLGLIFLLLFSTFGSVRQAVLVLSNIPLAMIGGVFALWMSGEYLSVPASVGFIALLGIAVLNGVVMVSYFNQLCATGMELSRVVIIGSGRRLRPVLMTASIAAFGLIPLLFASGPGSEIQRPLAIVVTGGLLSSTLLTLILLPILYQLFGRHPEHCR